A stretch of Thermotoga sp. SG1 DNA encodes these proteins:
- the rnz gene encoding ribonuclease Z, with protein sequence MNIIGFSKALFSTWIYYSPERILFDAGEGVSTALGSKVYAFKYVFLTHGHVDHIAGLWGIVNIRNNGMGDREKPLDVFYPKGNRAVEEYTNFIKKANPELRFSFNVHPLEEGEKVFLRDAGGFKRYVQPFRTKHVASEVSFGYHIFEVRRKLKEEFQNLDSKVIAKLVKEKGRDFVTDEYHKKILTISGDSLALDPEEVEGTELLIHECTFLDPRDRRYKNHASIDEVMETVKKAGVKRVILYHISTRYIRSIKSVIKKYREMLPDVEITYMDPRRVFEM encoded by the coding sequence ATGAACATAATAGGGTTTTCAAAGGCTCTGTTTTCCACTTGGATTTATTACTCTCCCGAGCGAATTCTCTTTGATGCAGGAGAGGGAGTTTCCACCGCTCTTGGAAGTAAGGTTTATGCCTTCAAATATGTTTTTCTTACACATGGCCATGTGGATCACATAGCGGGATTGTGGGGTATTGTGAACATAAGAAACAACGGAATGGGTGATAGGGAAAAGCCGCTCGATGTTTTTTACCCAAAAGGAAACAGAGCGGTTGAGGAGTACACTAATTTCATAAAAAAGGCGAACCCAGAACTTCGATTTTCCTTCAACGTTCATCCTCTGGAAGAAGGGGAAAAGGTGTTTCTTAGAGATGCGGGTGGTTTCAAACGTTACGTTCAGCCTTTCAGGACAAAGCACGTGGCATCTGAAGTGAGTTTCGGATATCACATTTTCGAGGTTAGAAGAAAACTGAAGGAAGAATTTCAGAATCTGGACAGCAAGGTGATCGCCAAACTGGTGAAGGAAAAAGGTCGGGATTTCGTAACTGATGAGTATCACAAAAAAATCCTCACCATCAGCGGTGATTCTCTGGCACTCGATCCAGAAGAGGTGGAGGGAACAGAGCTTCTGATCCACGAGTGCACCTTTCTCGATCCTCGTGATCGAAGGTACAAGAATCACGCATCGATCGATGAAGTCATGGAAACAGTGAAGAAAGCGGGTGTGAAAAGGGTGATTCTTTACCACATTTCAACACGCTACATAAGGAGCATTAAGAGCGTCATAAAAAAGTACAGGGAGATGTTGCCTGACGTGGAGATCACCTACATGGATCCGAGGAGGGTGTTCGAGATGTGA
- a CDS encoding penicillin-binding transpeptidase domain-containing protein, with product MEKRLALLLAVFMLFLAVSFINLFFFPPVGQKSHWYVSIPPKRGSILDARGRKIAYDSPVYVAYLDVDFFKRRNGNKSALERTLKACGIEKDPEEILKYRFYRLTEAEDKESVLKRLDPDILPFVSLEVEYRRKRFQDYSVGVLTGAVLNGQGRGGVEGFFDDVLKGKRKGALEFLYRGARLSPVLTDYILPEDGQDVHLSIDLDLQRHVYRIISDAVKEFSAEAGHAIVMESKTGKILSMVTTRSWNDLIGGYIEPGSTIKPVVYAIALETRSASPSFSIECQGEIKPVEELNIIIRDIEKHGKVDFLTGIVKSCNVMSVRVGDLIVKHIGVEGFYEWLKRAGFGEKTGVEMEGEIDGILRNPKEWSLIDPAEISIGQGIGVTPIQLVASLNVFANGGYWIKPSILKESPVEKRKVFSETTAETIKKAMIEVVEEGTGRFAQIRGLEIAGKTGTAQKAVGGKYQDLYHSLFVGFFPADDPKYMIMVHLDSPSGAFYGGDVAAPVFRKIVELLIEKKEKKITLIRGLMPNLVGLPVRDALLVLEELGVKDVELKGKGWMVSDQTPPPNHPLEGKVVLILGDQK from the coding sequence ATGGAGAAAAGGTTGGCTCTGCTTCTGGCAGTGTTCATGTTATTTCTGGCGGTCTCGTTCATAAACCTTTTCTTCTTTCCCCCTGTAGGACAGAAGTCCCACTGGTATGTTTCAATCCCTCCAAAGCGCGGTAGTATTCTGGACGCAAGGGGAAGAAAGATCGCTTACGATTCTCCGGTTTATGTTGCCTATCTGGATGTCGATTTTTTCAAAAGGCGGAATGGTAACAAGAGTGCTCTTGAGAGGACTCTGAAGGCCTGTGGTATCGAAAAAGATCCAGAGGAGATCCTGAAGTACAGATTCTACAGACTAACAGAAGCAGAAGATAAGGAAAGTGTTCTGAAAAGACTCGACCCAGATATCTTACCCTTTGTCAGCTTGGAAGTGGAGTACAGAAGAAAAAGGTTTCAAGATTACAGCGTAGGTGTGCTGACAGGTGCGGTTCTGAACGGTCAAGGAAGAGGCGGTGTTGAAGGTTTCTTCGACGATGTCCTAAAAGGGAAAAGAAAGGGAGCTCTGGAGTTTCTATACAGAGGCGCAAGGCTTTCTCCTGTTCTTACCGACTACATCCTACCAGAGGATGGTCAGGATGTTCATTTGTCCATCGACCTGGATCTTCAAAGACATGTCTATAGAATTATTTCCGACGCTGTGAAAGAGTTTTCCGCAGAAGCAGGACATGCCATTGTCATGGAATCAAAAACGGGAAAGATCCTTTCAATGGTGACCACAAGGAGTTGGAACGATCTGATCGGTGGTTATATAGAGCCCGGTTCCACCATAAAACCCGTGGTTTACGCTATTGCACTCGAAACAAGGTCTGCTTCACCGTCTTTTTCCATAGAATGTCAAGGAGAGATAAAGCCTGTTGAAGAACTGAACATCATCATAAGAGACATAGAAAAACACGGAAAGGTTGACTTTCTCACTGGAATCGTGAAATCCTGTAACGTTATGAGTGTGAGGGTAGGAGATCTGATCGTAAAACACATAGGAGTTGAAGGATTCTATGAATGGTTGAAAAGAGCAGGTTTTGGAGAAAAGACAGGAGTGGAAATGGAAGGAGAAATCGATGGAATACTGAGAAATCCAAAAGAGTGGTCACTCATAGATCCGGCGGAGATCTCCATAGGCCAAGGAATCGGTGTTACACCCATTCAACTTGTGGCTTCCCTCAACGTGTTTGCCAACGGAGGATACTGGATAAAACCGTCCATTTTGAAGGAAAGTCCTGTTGAGAAGAGGAAGGTCTTTTCTGAAACAACAGCAGAGACGATCAAGAAAGCCATGATAGAAGTCGTTGAAGAGGGTACGGGAAGGTTTGCACAAATCAGGGGATTGGAGATCGCTGGCAAAACGGGAACAGCTCAAAAGGCCGTTGGGGGAAAGTACCAGGATCTCTATCACTCTCTCTTTGTGGGTTTCTTCCCTGCGGACGATCCCAAATACATGATAATGGTGCATCTGGACAGTCCTTCTGGAGCGTTCTACGGAGGTGACGTTGCTGCTCCTGTATTCAGAAAGATAGTGGAACTTCTAATAGAAAAAAAGGAGAAAAAAATAACCCTCATAAGAGGTTTGATGCCCAATCTGGTGGGCCTACCGGTGAGAGACGCCCTCCTTGTGTTGGAAGAACTCGGTGTCAAGGATGTGGAACTGAAAGGCAAAGGGTGGATGGTATCCGATCAGACACCTCCACCCAATCATCCCCTGGAAGGAAAGGTTGTTTTGATCCTGGGTGATCAGAAGTAA
- the rplI gene encoding 50S ribosomal protein L9: MKVILLKDVPKIGKKGEIKEVSDGYARNYLIPRGLAREYTKGLERAIEHEKEMERKKKEREREESEKILKELKKRTHIIKVKAGEAGKIFGAVTAATLAEEISKLTGLNLDKRWFKLDKPIKEIGKYSVEVVLPGGVRDTIDIRVEREE; this comes from the coding sequence TTGAAAGTGATACTCCTAAAAGATGTTCCAAAAATTGGGAAAAAGGGCGAAATCAAGGAAGTTTCCGATGGGTACGCGAGGAACTATCTCATTCCCCGTGGTCTTGCCAGAGAGTACACCAAGGGGCTCGAAAGGGCGATAGAACATGAAAAGGAGATGGAAAGGAAAAAGAAAGAGCGTGAAAGAGAGGAAAGTGAGAAAATCCTGAAAGAACTCAAAAAGAGAACACATATCATAAAAGTCAAAGCGGGTGAAGCCGGGAAAATCTTCGGAGCCGTTACAGCAGCAACCCTGGCAGAAGAGATTTCAAAACTCACCGGTTTGAACCTCGACAAGAGATGGTTCAAGCTGGACAAACCCATAAAAGAAATCGGAAAGTACTCGGTGGAGGTAGTCCTGCCAGGTGGTGTTAGAGACACTATAGATATCAGGGTGGAAAGAGAAGAATGA
- a CDS encoding thioredoxin family protein: MGILSEKDVAYLKDLFNKELEKKVKVLLFKTDDKARCQYCEITEQVLNELVSIDPRIELEVHDFDTEKEVTEKYQVEMVPATVLLSEEGKDYGIRFYGVPSGHEFGTLIQDIITVSKGKPQLSEESIQKLQSLEEPIRISVFVTPTCPYCPRAVLMAHNMAMASDKIIGEMIEANEYWELSEKFGVSSVPHIVVNRDPSKFFVGAYPEKEFINEVLRLAKG; encoded by the coding sequence ATGGGAATTCTGTCTGAAAAGGACGTGGCGTATCTCAAGGATCTTTTCAACAAAGAACTGGAGAAAAAAGTGAAGGTGCTGCTCTTCAAGACCGACGACAAAGCACGCTGTCAGTACTGTGAAATCACAGAACAGGTGCTCAACGAACTGGTTTCCATCGATCCAAGGATTGAACTCGAAGTTCACGATTTTGACACCGAAAAAGAGGTGACCGAGAAGTACCAGGTGGAAATGGTTCCTGCCACAGTTTTGCTCTCTGAAGAGGGAAAGGACTACGGCATAAGGTTCTACGGTGTTCCTTCAGGCCACGAATTTGGCACACTCATACAGGATATCATCACAGTTTCAAAGGGAAAGCCACAACTTTCCGAAGAAAGCATACAGAAACTCCAAAGTCTTGAAGAACCGATAAGGATAAGCGTGTTCGTCACCCCGACGTGTCCTTACTGTCCAAGGGCGGTTCTGATGGCCCACAACATGGCTATGGCAAGCGACAAGATCATTGGAGAGATGATCGAGGCGAACGAATACTGGGAATTGAGTGAGAAATTCGGTGTCTCCTCCGTTCCGCACATCGTGGTGAACAGGGATCCTTCAAAATTCTTCGTAGGAGCCTACCCTGAGAAGGAATTCATAAACGAGGTTTTGAGGCTTGCGAAGGGGTGA
- a CDS encoding SPFH domain-containing protein — protein MLIALVVVVLFLVIVAASSLRIVRPYERGLVERLGKFKREVGSGIHFIIPFFERMIKVDMREKVIDVPPQEVITRDNVVVTVDAVIYYEITDAYKVVYNVSNFEMATIKLAQTNLRNVIGELELDQTLTSRERINMKLRTVLDEATDKWGVRITRVEIKKIDPPQDITDAMSKQMKAERTKRAAILEAEGYKQAQILRAEGEKNAAILRAEGEAEAIKRVAEANMQKLMLEARGQAEAIKLVFGAIHEGKPTKDLLTVRYLETLKEMANGQATKIFLPFEASSILASLGVISEIFKEKNEDKRDEK, from the coding sequence ATGCTGATAGCCCTTGTTGTTGTCGTTCTGTTTCTTGTGATAGTTGCTGCCAGTTCTTTGAGGATAGTGAGGCCTTACGAGCGAGGTCTGGTAGAAAGGCTTGGAAAGTTCAAGAGGGAAGTAGGATCAGGAATACACTTCATCATTCCGTTCTTCGAACGTATGATAAAAGTCGATATGAGAGAGAAAGTGATCGATGTTCCACCACAGGAAGTGATAACAAGGGACAACGTGGTTGTAACCGTCGATGCGGTCATCTACTACGAAATCACGGATGCTTACAAGGTGGTATACAACGTGAGTAACTTCGAAATGGCCACCATAAAGCTTGCTCAGACCAATCTCAGAAACGTGATAGGAGAGCTAGAACTCGATCAGACGCTCACTTCGAGAGAAAGGATAAACATGAAGCTCAGAACGGTTCTCGATGAAGCAACAGACAAGTGGGGTGTAAGGATCACCCGGGTTGAGATCAAAAAGATAGATCCTCCTCAGGACATCACAGATGCCATGAGTAAGCAGATGAAAGCTGAAAGAACGAAGAGGGCAGCCATACTGGAAGCTGAAGGTTACAAACAGGCCCAGATCTTGAGGGCAGAGGGTGAAAAGAACGCAGCAATACTAAGAGCAGAAGGAGAAGCCGAAGCAATAAAGCGAGTTGCTGAGGCAAACATGCAAAAACTCATGCTCGAAGCACGTGGACAGGCCGAGGCAATAAAACTTGTCTTTGGTGCTATACACGAAGGTAAACCAACAAAAGATCTTCTCACTGTCAGGTATCTGGAGACACTCAAAGAGATGGCAAACGGTCAGGCGACAAAGATCTTCCTTCCGTTCGAAGCAAGTTCCATACTCGCAAGTCTAGGGGTCATCTCGGAGATCTTCAAAGAAAAGAACGAGGACAAAAGGGATGAGAAATGA
- the secF gene encoding protein translocase subunit SecF — protein MRREIDFMGKSKIFITVSLILIVISLVSIFTKGFNFGVEFTGGSEIIVRFENVEITESDIRNEISRISDEFATARIVQVRSAGDPANVLKYSIVVPKTYEPDEKERIQRELESLLPGKVVSFNEISGTAAEEIRRGTWTAILVALVVLLIYITIRFRFVFGVAAIVALVHDVLITMGFFSLFGYEINVAAVAAFLTLLGYSLNDSIVLSDRIRENMKRYRGRNMLNIVNMSINQVLARTINTSLTTFFVVFVLLLFAGNAVKPFAFGMTIGTVVGTYSSLYIVSPIIVKWSK, from the coding sequence ATGAGAAGAGAGATCGATTTCATGGGGAAATCGAAGATCTTTATAACGGTTTCACTGATACTGATCGTGATTTCTCTTGTTTCGATATTCACGAAAGGCTTCAACTTCGGAGTAGAGTTCACAGGTGGCTCCGAAATCATCGTGCGTTTTGAGAACGTGGAGATCACAGAGTCTGATATAAGAAACGAGATCTCTCGAATCTCCGATGAATTCGCAACGGCCAGGATCGTTCAAGTGCGGTCCGCGGGGGATCCCGCGAACGTTCTGAAGTATTCAATAGTCGTTCCCAAAACCTACGAACCAGATGAAAAGGAGAGGATTCAAAGAGAACTTGAAAGTCTTCTTCCGGGGAAGGTTGTTTCCTTCAACGAAATCAGCGGAACAGCAGCAGAAGAGATAAGAAGGGGCACATGGACAGCTATTCTGGTGGCGCTGGTAGTCCTCCTCATCTACATCACCATACGGTTCAGGTTCGTGTTCGGTGTGGCAGCGATCGTTGCTCTCGTTCATGATGTTCTCATCACAATGGGCTTTTTCTCACTCTTCGGATACGAAATCAACGTTGCTGCCGTTGCGGCCTTTCTGACACTTCTTGGCTATTCGTTGAACGACTCCATCGTACTTTCGGACAGGATCAGAGAAAATATGAAAAGATACCGCGGAAGGAACATGCTCAACATCGTGAACATGAGTATAAATCAGGTTCTTGCCAGAACGATCAATACCTCTCTCACAACGTTCTTTGTAGTTTTTGTCTTACTACTGTTTGCGGGAAATGCTGTGAAACCTTTTGCCTTTGGAATGACGATAGGGACGGTGGTGGGAACCTACTCTTCACTCTACATAGTTTCTCCCATCATCGTGAAATGGTCAAAATGA
- a CDS encoding glucose-1-phosphate thymidylyltransferase has translation MKKAIVLCAGKGTRLRPLTFTTAKHLIPIANKPILFYSLENIARAGIEEVGIVVNPYNAEEFRNVVGDNPFGLKITYIIQEEPKGLAHAVLVSRDFLGDESFMMYLGDNLILEDLRKFVEDFEKSDYAASILLSPVKDPTRFGVAVMEGDRVIKVVEKPKIPPSNLAIVGLYLFRNRIFEGVENIKPSWRGELEITDAIEYLIEKGEKVKGYIIYGWWKDTGKPNDLLEANRKILMGINEEILGEVDDKTTIQGAVMIGKSSRIVNSLIRGPVVIGENCLIKDTYVGPYTSIGNNVVLENCEIENSIVMDSCSIVGIEKRIDSSILGKGVSVRSSARKPASLSLILGDMSRVEF, from the coding sequence GTGAAAAAAGCGATTGTGCTCTGTGCAGGAAAGGGTACCAGACTAAGGCCTCTAACATTCACTACCGCAAAACATCTCATACCGATTGCAAACAAGCCCATTCTTTTCTACAGTTTGGAAAACATCGCACGAGCCGGAATCGAAGAAGTGGGAATCGTCGTAAATCCTTACAACGCAGAAGAATTCAGAAACGTTGTAGGAGACAATCCCTTCGGCCTGAAAATCACTTACATTATTCAGGAAGAGCCCAAAGGTCTTGCTCACGCCGTCTTGGTTTCCAGAGACTTCCTCGGTGATGAGAGCTTCATGATGTACCTTGGAGACAACCTCATCCTCGAAGATCTCAGAAAGTTCGTGGAAGATTTCGAAAAGTCAGACTACGCTGCTTCCATCTTGCTCTCACCGGTCAAAGATCCAACCCGCTTCGGTGTGGCTGTGATGGAAGGGGATAGGGTTATAAAGGTCGTTGAAAAACCAAAGATTCCTCCTAGCAATCTTGCCATCGTGGGATTGTACCTTTTCAGAAACAGAATATTCGAGGGCGTAGAGAACATAAAACCCTCCTGGAGAGGTGAACTTGAGATAACCGACGCTATAGAATATCTCATAGAGAAAGGGGAAAAGGTAAAAGGTTACATCATCTATGGCTGGTGGAAAGATACAGGGAAACCCAATGATCTGCTGGAAGCCAACAGGAAAATCCTCATGGGAATAAACGAGGAGATTCTCGGTGAAGTGGACGATAAAACCACCATTCAGGGAGCTGTTATGATTGGAAAGTCCTCCAGAATTGTCAACTCACTGATCAGAGGACCCGTGGTTATAGGCGAAAATTGCCTTATAAAGGACACTTACGTGGGGCCTTACACATCCATTGGAAACAACGTGGTCCTAGAAAACTGCGAGATTGAAAACAGTATAGTGATGGACAGTTGTTCTATAGTGGGTATAGAAAAGAGGATAGACTCCTCCATTCTGGGAAAGGGTGTCTCTGTAAGAAGCTCTGCTAGGAAACCTGCTAGTTTGAGCCTCATCCTGGGAGACATGAGCAGAGTGGAATTTTAA
- a CDS encoding NfeD family protein yields MEAWMFWLILGVILMVAEIFTPTFFIFWFGVGSLAASLVSLYLGVYIQIIVFAVVSIVLVLLTRKLVQSWESPRKIHVEEIVGKVALVIETINNKEGTGLVKIDGDVWRAFAEDDEEIIEKGEHVKILKVEGAHVVVKKV; encoded by the coding sequence ATGGAAGCATGGATGTTCTGGCTTATTCTTGGTGTAATACTCATGGTAGCGGAGATCTTCACACCCACCTTTTTCATTTTCTGGTTCGGTGTGGGATCACTTGCGGCTTCGTTGGTATCTTTGTACTTGGGTGTTTACATTCAAATAATCGTCTTTGCCGTTGTTTCAATCGTCTTGGTTCTTTTAACAAGGAAACTGGTTCAGAGCTGGGAATCTCCAAGGAAAATCCACGTTGAAGAGATCGTTGGGAAGGTGGCTCTCGTTATCGAAACGATAAACAACAAAGAGGGAACCGGCCTTGTGAAGATCGACGGGGACGTGTGGAGGGCATTTGCGGAGGACGATGAGGAAATCATTGAAAAGGGTGAACACGTGAAGATCCTGAAAGTAGAAGGAGCCCACGTCGTTGTGAAAAAAGTTTGA
- the trxB gene encoding thioredoxin-disulfide reductase: MVFFDTGSVKKKEIKDRYDIVVVGAGPAGLASAIYARRAGLSVLVVEKAIEGGYVNLTHLVENYPGFPKISGEELASKFKEHAESFGADIYNAEVVKLEVQENKKVVELDDGKKIEAPVVIVATGANPKRLNVPGEKEFFGRGVSYCATCDGYLFAGKDIVVVGGGDSACDESIFLSNIVNKITMVQLLETLTAAKVLQERVLNNPKIEVIYNSTVKEIRGKDKVEEVVIENVKTGETKVLKTEGVFIFIGLDPNSKLLEGLVELDPYGYVITDENMETSIKGLYAVGDVRKKNLRQIVTAVADGAIAVEHAAKHYF; encoded by the coding sequence GTGGTTTTCTTCGACACTGGTTCTGTGAAGAAAAAAGAGATCAAAGATAGATACGACATAGTGGTCGTCGGTGCAGGGCCAGCAGGTCTTGCTTCTGCCATATATGCAAGAAGAGCGGGATTGTCTGTTCTTGTTGTTGAAAAGGCGATCGAAGGTGGGTATGTAAATCTCACTCACCTGGTTGAGAACTATCCGGGCTTTCCAAAAATATCGGGTGAGGAACTCGCCTCGAAGTTTAAAGAACACGCGGAAAGCTTTGGTGCAGACATCTACAACGCAGAAGTTGTAAAACTTGAAGTTCAAGAAAATAAAAAAGTGGTCGAACTTGATGATGGTAAGAAAATAGAAGCTCCTGTGGTGATCGTTGCAACGGGTGCCAATCCAAAGAGACTGAACGTTCCCGGAGAAAAGGAGTTTTTCGGAAGGGGAGTCTCTTACTGTGCAACGTGTGACGGATACCTGTTTGCAGGAAAGGACATCGTGGTTGTTGGAGGAGGAGACAGTGCGTGCGATGAATCGATCTTTCTCTCCAACATCGTAAACAAGATCACGATGGTCCAGCTTCTGGAAACCCTCACCGCGGCGAAGGTTCTCCAGGAAAGGGTGTTGAACAATCCGAAGATAGAGGTGATCTACAATTCCACGGTGAAGGAGATACGGGGAAAAGACAAGGTTGAAGAGGTCGTCATAGAGAACGTGAAGACCGGTGAAACGAAGGTGCTGAAAACCGAAGGAGTGTTCATATTCATAGGACTGGATCCCAATTCCAAATTGCTCGAAGGACTCGTTGAGTTGGATCCTTATGGCTACGTTATAACGGACGAAAACATGGAGACAAGTATCAAAGGTCTTTACGCTGTTGGAGATGTGAGGAAGAAGAACCTCAGGCAGATTGTTACAGCAGTCGCAGACGGAGCCATAGCGGTAGAGCACGCTGCAAAGCATTACTTCTGA
- the rsmH gene encoding 16S rRNA (cytosine(1402)-N(4))-methyltransferase RsmH: MRKYTHYHIPVMVREVIEYLKPEDEKIILDCTVGEGGHARAILESCPGCRLIGIDVDSEVLQIAERKLEDFSDRVSLFKASYRDVDFLLKTLEIEKVDGILLDLGVSTYQLKGENRGFTFEREEPLDMRMDLESEITAQKVLNELSEEELARIIFEYGEEKRYARKIARKIVENRPLNTTLDLVKAVSEALPSYEIRRRKRHFATRTFQAIRIYVNRELENLREFLLNKAEKLLKFGGRIVVISFHSLEDRIVKEAFRNSRKLRILTEKPVRPSEEEVRENPRSRSARLRAAELVEEGGD; this comes from the coding sequence ATGAGGAAATATACACACTACCATATTCCAGTAATGGTTCGAGAAGTGATCGAATATCTAAAACCCGAGGATGAAAAGATCATTCTGGATTGCACGGTGGGGGAAGGTGGACACGCACGAGCAATCCTGGAGAGCTGCCCTGGTTGTAGACTGATCGGAATAGATGTTGATTCAGAGGTTCTTCAAATCGCCGAGAGAAAACTCGAAGATTTTTCCGATCGAGTGAGTCTCTTCAAAGCTTCTTATAGGGACGTAGATTTCTTACTCAAAACTCTTGAAATTGAAAAAGTGGATGGAATATTGCTGGATCTTGGTGTTTCAACCTATCAGTTGAAGGGGGAGAACAGAGGTTTCACCTTCGAAAGAGAAGAGCCACTCGACATGCGTATGGATCTGGAAAGTGAGATAACAGCCCAGAAGGTACTGAACGAACTGAGCGAAGAAGAACTGGCCCGTATCATCTTCGAGTACGGAGAAGAGAAAAGATACGCAAGGAAAATAGCAAGAAAGATCGTGGAAAACAGACCCCTCAACACCACTCTGGATCTCGTGAAAGCTGTGAGCGAAGCACTTCCTTCTTACGAAATAAGGCGTCGAAAGAGACATTTTGCCACCAGAACGTTCCAGGCAATAAGGATATACGTCAACAGAGAACTTGAGAATTTGAGGGAATTTCTCCTGAACAAGGCAGAAAAACTTTTGAAGTTCGGCGGCAGGATAGTGGTGATCTCTTTTCATTCTCTGGAAGACAGGATAGTAAAGGAGGCTTTCAGAAATTCCAGAAAACTCCGTATTCTGACGGAAAAACCAGTACGTCCCTCTGAAGAAGAAGTGAGAGAGAATCCTCGTTCCAGAAGTGCTCGTCTGCGTGCAGCGGAGCTCGTGGAGGAAGGAGGAGATTGA